One genomic window of Micropterus dolomieu isolate WLL.071019.BEF.003 ecotype Adirondacks linkage group LG06, ASM2129224v1, whole genome shotgun sequence includes the following:
- the LOC123972575 gene encoding purine nucleoside phosphorylase-like isoform X2, with the protein MSKFVSSYEECRATADWLLSNTQVRPTVGIVCGSGLGRLAEVLKDPQVFKYSDIPNFPRSTVHGHAGQLVFGTLKGKPCVCMQGRFHLYEGHPIQKITLPMRVFKLMGVETMILTNAAGGLNQDYKVGDVMIIKDHINMPGFAGMNPLAGPNDDRFGTRFPCMSDAYNRELRQLAQEVASELGYSDFLREGVYCVLGGPSFETIAECRMLHTLGADAVGMSTVHEVIAARHAGMRCFALSLISNRAVMDYDSQEKANHEEVLETGRVRAGQLEKLVSTMVARLEHNNNTY; encoded by the exons ATGTCCAAGTTTGTGTCTAG CTATGAGGAGTGTCGGGCAAcagctgattggctgctgtCCAACACACAAGTGCGGCCCACTGTGGGAATTGTGTGTGGTTCAGGTCTGGGGAGGCTGGCTGAGGTCCTGAAAGACCCTCAGGTCTTTAAATACAGTGACATTCCCAACTTCCCCCGGAGCACAG tgcaTGGTCATGCTGGCCAGCTGGTGTTTGGAACACTAAAAGGGAAACCCTGTGTTTGCATGCAGGGCAGGTTCCACCTGTACGAGGGCCACCCCATCCAGAAG ATCACGCTGCCTATGCGCGTCTTCAAGCTGATGGGCGTGGAGACGATGATCCTGACCAACGCAGCTGGCGGCCTCAACCAGGACTACAAAGTGGGGGACGTCATGATCATCAAGGACCACATCAACATGCCAGGGTTTGCCGGAATGAACCCGCTGGCTGGACCAAATGATGACAG GTTTGGCACCCGCTTCCCCTGCATGTCTGACGCCTACAACCGCGAGCTGCGGCAGCTGGCCCAAGAAGTGGCATCAGAGCTGGGATACAGCGACTTCCTGCGGGAGGGAGTGTACTGCGTCCTGGGAGGTCCCTCTTTTGAAACCATCGCTGAGTGCCGCATGCTACACACCCTAGGCGCTGATGCTGTAG GCATGAGCACTGTCCACGAGGTAATTGCCGCCCGCCACGCCGGGATGCGTTGCTTCGCTCTGTCGCTGATCAGCAACCGGGCCGTGATGGACTACGACAGCCAGGAGAAGGCCAACCACGAAGAAGTCCTGGAGACGGGCAGGGTGAGGGCCGGGCAACTGGAGAAGCTGGTGTCCACCATGGTGGCTCGGCTGgagcacaacaacaacacctacTAA
- the LOC123972575 gene encoding purine nucleoside phosphorylase-like isoform X1 codes for MLRKEMDANLGSYEECRATADWLLSNTQVRPTVGIVCGSGLGRLAEVLKDPQVFKYSDIPNFPRSTVHGHAGQLVFGTLKGKPCVCMQGRFHLYEGHPIQKITLPMRVFKLMGVETMILTNAAGGLNQDYKVGDVMIIKDHINMPGFAGMNPLAGPNDDRFGTRFPCMSDAYNRELRQLAQEVASELGYSDFLREGVYCVLGGPSFETIAECRMLHTLGADAVGMSTVHEVIAARHAGMRCFALSLISNRAVMDYDSQEKANHEEVLETGRVRAGQLEKLVSTMVARLEHNNNTY; via the exons atgctgagaaaagaaatggatgcaaatctcggcag CTATGAGGAGTGTCGGGCAAcagctgattggctgctgtCCAACACACAAGTGCGGCCCACTGTGGGAATTGTGTGTGGTTCAGGTCTGGGGAGGCTGGCTGAGGTCCTGAAAGACCCTCAGGTCTTTAAATACAGTGACATTCCCAACTTCCCCCGGAGCACAG tgcaTGGTCATGCTGGCCAGCTGGTGTTTGGAACACTAAAAGGGAAACCCTGTGTTTGCATGCAGGGCAGGTTCCACCTGTACGAGGGCCACCCCATCCAGAAG ATCACGCTGCCTATGCGCGTCTTCAAGCTGATGGGCGTGGAGACGATGATCCTGACCAACGCAGCTGGCGGCCTCAACCAGGACTACAAAGTGGGGGACGTCATGATCATCAAGGACCACATCAACATGCCAGGGTTTGCCGGAATGAACCCGCTGGCTGGACCAAATGATGACAG GTTTGGCACCCGCTTCCCCTGCATGTCTGACGCCTACAACCGCGAGCTGCGGCAGCTGGCCCAAGAAGTGGCATCAGAGCTGGGATACAGCGACTTCCTGCGGGAGGGAGTGTACTGCGTCCTGGGAGGTCCCTCTTTTGAAACCATCGCTGAGTGCCGCATGCTACACACCCTAGGCGCTGATGCTGTAG GCATGAGCACTGTCCACGAGGTAATTGCCGCCCGCCACGCCGGGATGCGTTGCTTCGCTCTGTCGCTGATCAGCAACCGGGCCGTGATGGACTACGACAGCCAGGAGAAGGCCAACCACGAAGAAGTCCTGGAGACGGGCAGGGTGAGGGCCGGGCAACTGGAGAAGCTGGTGTCCACCATGGTGGCTCGGCTGgagcacaacaacaacacctacTAA